The Fusobacterium sp. DD2 DNA window GTTAACTCAACAGGATTTGGAGCAGATAGAATTATAAATATAGTACAGGCAATAAAAGAGTATCCAAATAAAAATCTTATTATATTTGACCTTGGTACTGCAACAACTTATGAAGTTATCAAAAACAACGAATATATTGGTGGAGGAATTTTTCCAGGTATAGAAATGAGTTTAAATGCTCTTTTTGGAAGTACTGCAAAACTACCAAAGATACCATTTGCAAAACCTAAAACTATTTTAGGATATGATATATCATCAGCAATACAAGGTGGTATTTACTATGGTTATTTGGGACAATTAAAAGAGATTATTAAAACAATTAAAGAAGAAGCAGGAGATGACTTCCTTGTAATAGCAACAGGAGGTCTTGGAAAACTTGTTTCTGCTCAATTAGAAGAGATAAATATCTATGATCCAAATCTTGGATTAAAAGGTTTATTCTCTCTTTATATAAGAAATAAAGATAAAAAAAGATAAAATTAATAAAAAAGTGCTGATAGCAATAATTATTGCCATCAGCATTTTTATTTTACTCTATTTTACATTCCTCTTAGAAGCTTTTAATAGTGTCACTATCTAATTCTTCAATTATTGCCATAGCAAGGTCTATAGCTGACTGTAAATCTTCTACAGCAGCATATGAATAGTGCGTATGGGCATATCTTGTAGGTATTCCAAGTACAAGTACAGGTATACCTGTTTCAGATAGATGATATTTTCCTCCATTTGTTGATCCTTTTTCCCTTGCAATGACCTGATATTTTATCCCTTTTTTGTCTGCAATCTTTTTAGCATATCTTAAAACTCTTGGATTTGAAATCATAGCACCATCAATAGCACGAAGCTGAACTCCTTTTTTTAGTGCTCCATGAGCTGAAAATTCGTCTCTAAAACTATCATCTGCTGGAGAACCTTCAAAAACCATTACAAAGTCAGGTTTTACCTTATAAGCTGCAACTTGTGCCCCTCTTAATCCAACTTCTTCCTGAGATGCAAACATTCCAACTACATTACAATTTTTCTTTTTTCCTTTTAGTTTATTTAAAACTGTTGTAACTGCAACGCATCCAAGTCTGTTGTCAAAAGCTTTACCTCTCATAACATCAATCTTTTCATCATAGAAAAATTTAACATCTGGAACTATTGGGTTACCAACTTCAACACCATATAATTTAACTGTTTCATCATAACTGCTTGTTCCTAAATCTATTGTTAATTCTGATAATTTAGGAAGTCTATTTCTTTCCTCTTCAGTCATAAAATGAGGCGGCTTAGAGTTAACAGTTCCAACATACTTTTCTCCCTTTTCATTTTGAAGAATTACACTACTTGCAGGTATATTTCCAACATGCCAACCACCAAGTTGTAAAAATGATAAACTTCCATTTCTATTTATATTTTCTACTATAAATCCAACCTCATCAGTATGGCAATCTAAACCTATAGTCGGTTTGTTATTATCTCTTTCTTTAAGTCCTGCATATAGGTTATTAATAGAATCTCTTTCAAGACTTATAAAATCAAGATGCTTTTTAATACTTTCAATAACTTCATCCTCATAACCAGGTGCCCCAAAAAGATTACTATACTCTTCTGCTAATTTTATCAGTTCCTTTTTCATCTATCTTTCCTCCAATTATTTTGTACCTTTAAACTTTAAGTTTTGGAAAAGAATATAACTTGTAGGTTCTACTCCTTCCACATCATTTGTTGCTGCTACTGTGTTATTTGTATAATATACAGGTATTACTGGTACATCTTCATATATTATATCACTAACTTCTTTATAAAGTTCTTTTCTTTTTTCAGGATCAATCTCTCTTTTTGCTGCGTCAAGTAATTTATCCATTTTTGGATTTACATATTGTGCTCTATTTCCAGCTGAACCTAGTTGAGAACTGTGGAAGTTAGGGAAATATCCATAATCTCCATCATATGTTGAAGGTCCCCATCCTAATGAGAACATATCCAAATCTCCTCTACCAGTTGCTGCAAGGAAAGCTCCCCATTCAAGTCCTTGAATTTTAACGTCTAAACCTATATCTTTAAGTTGAGCTTGAATTACTTCAGACATTTGCATTCTAACAGGGCTATTACTTGTTCCCATAACTATAGTTGTTCCTTCTAATCCTTTTTCTTTTATTATTCTCTTTGCTTCTTCAGGATTGTAATCAACAACTTTTGAATCAGGATTATAACCAAATGTACCTGGAGCTATAAAGCTATTTGCTTTCTTAACTGATCCAAGGAATATACTTTGAATTATAGCATCTCTATCAATTCCCATAGCTACAGCTCTTCTTACATCTTTATCTTTAAATATTCCTTTTGATGTGTTAAATCCAATATATGAAACACTTATTCCTGGCATCTCTTTATATATAAGATTTTTGTCATTCATAACAAGTCTTCTTGACTCAGCATTTAAGTCTGCTGTCATATTTATTTCCCCAGTTTCAAGTCCTATTACACTACTATTTTCTTCTGGAATTGCTCTAACTACTACATATTTTATAGCAGGTGCACCTTTGAAATACTTATCATTAGCTTCAATAGTAATTCTATCTCCAACTTTCCAATCCTTAAATTTGTAAGGTCCTGTTCCAACTGGATTTTGGAAACCATCAATTCCCTTTTCTTCAAAATATTTCTTATCAATTATTGAAGCAGTCTTATGGCTTAGGTGAGCAAGTAATGGTGCAAATGGCTCACTAGTATGAATTTTTACAGTTACAGGATCTATAACTTCCACTTTATCAATTAATGCATAAAGGTGTGCAACTTTTGGAAGAGTCTTAGCTCTTTCTAAAGTGTATTTAACATCTTCAGCACTAAATTTATCTCCATTATGGAAATATACATTATCATTAAGATGCATAATTAAAGTGTTTGGGTCCTCATATTCCCAACTTTTAGCCAATCCAGGAACAATCTTTCCTGTCATTTCATCAATTTCAACTAATCTGTCATAAAGGACTGTGATAAGTCTTTGTGAATATTGTTCTGTTGTGTCTTGTGGATCTAAAGTTTTACCTTCTGATATTTGAGAAAAAACAAGAGTATTATTTTTTTCATTTTCATTCTCTTTTTTCTCACCACATCCAACAAAAACCATCATTGTGAATAACATCAGTAAAAATATTTTCTTTTTCATACACTTTCCCCCTTTATTTATTATGCATTATTAAGGTTATACCATACCTATCGTATATTGTACAGGATATTTTGCAAATTTTATAAATTTATTTTCATTTTATATATTATATTGATATTTATTTTCACTTTAATGTATTATTTCTGTATTTTATTTTTATTTTAATTTTTCTATACATATTATATTTTCTTTACACTTAAAAATTTATAAATTTATATATACATATATTATACACTAATAAATAAGAAAACAAAATTAAAATTGTTTTATTTTTCATATTTAAGACTATATTTTAGAAATTTAAATTTGACTATTGATAAAATTTATTGTATAATGAATTGTATTAATATTTCTTTGATGCTTAATTTATATTTTTAATGTAAAGCGGGGGACCCAATAAAAGGGGCGAATTTCTTTGTGAATAGGATACTTTTCAATCCGAGCCCGTCAGCTAACCTCGTAAGCTATGAAAAGAGTTGTGTATATATAATATTGGTAACTTAAAGCATCACAGCTCTATGTTGGTGATGCTTTTTTTATGCTTAATTACAATTAGGAGGTAACATATGGATTTTTTAAATTACTTAATTTTAGAACACAAACAAATAATATCACTCCTATTACAACATATTAATCTGACATTTTTGTCGGTTCTGTCCGCTGTTGTAATAGGGGTCCCAATTGGAATACTTATCAGTCATTTCAAAAAAGCAAATAAAACAGTTTTAGGAATTGCAAATACAATTCAAGCTATACCCAGTATGGCTTTACTAGGATTTTTAATTCCATTTCTTGGAATCGGTGTAGTACCATCTGTTTTTATGGTGGTTCTTTATTCTCTTCTACCTATTATAAAAAATACTTTTACAAGTATTGAAGGAATTAATCCCCAAATGATAGAAGCAGCAGAAGGAATTGGTCTTACAAAACTGCAAATACTTTTTAAAATACAAATTCCAATGGCTCTTCCAATAATCATGGCAGGGATACGTATTTCTGCAGTTACAGCTGTCGGACTTATGACAATTGCTGCCTTCGTTGGTGCTGGTGGTCTAGGTTTCCTTGTGTTTTCAGGTATCAGAACAGCAAATACAAATCAGATATTAGCAGGAGCAATACCTGCATGTATTTTAGCTCTTTTCATAGATTGGACTGCTGCAATTATAGAAAAAATAGTTGTTCCAAAGGGAATATCTTCAAATATAAATAGTGGAAACAGAACAACACTTTTACAAAAAGTAATTTTAATTGCATGTCTTGCACTATTTACATTTGGTATTGGTGATACTATATATACTAAATATATAGCAAAACCTACTAAAACAATAACTGTTGCAAGTAAGGACTATACAGAACAAATACTTTTAGGTAATATGCTTGCAGAATTAATAGAGAGCTATACAGATATAGATGTACAAAGAAAATTTGCTCTAGGTGGTACAAAAGTTATTTTTGGTGCTCTGCAAAGTGGTGAAGTTGATATGTATATGGAATACACAGGAACAATCTTTGCTGATATGTTAAAGCATGACCCTATTAAAGAAAATGTCAACTCAAAAGATGTTTATGAAATATCTAAAAGAGAGATAGAACAGGATTATAATATGTATGTTGGTAAGGAGCTTGCTTTTAATAACACTTATAGACTTGCAGTGAGAAAAGATTTAGCTAATAAATATAATCTAAAAAATATAAGTGACCTGATTCCTATTTCATCTGAAATAATAATCTCTCCAACATTTGAATTTACAAACAAAAGAGATGGACTTCCAGGTGTAATGGATAGATATCAAGGACTTAAATTTAAAGATGTTATATCAATTGATGGAGCACTTCGTTATCAAGCTCTAGATAATCACGAAAGTGATGTAATTGATGCATTTGCTACAGATGGATTACTTGCATCATTTGATTTAGTGGTACTTGAAGATGATAAGGATTTCTTCCTGCCATACCATGCAGTACCTCTAGTGAGAAGGGATGTCTTAAATAAATATCCAGAACTTAAACATATAACAGATTCACTTGAAAATGTACTTACAGATGATGTTATGAGAGAATTAAATAATGAAGTGGACACTAAAAAAAGAGAACCTCAAGAAGTTGCTCACGAATTTCTTTTAAAAAATGGTTTGTTAAAGAAATAAATTGCATAAATAATAAAGGAGGTTAATTTATGATTGAATTTAGAGGAATAAATAAAATTTTTAAAAATAATATAGTATTACATGATGTTAACTTGAAAATAGATGATAAATCAATAACAGTATTTGTTGGCCCATCAGGGTGTGGTAAAACAACTACTTTAAAAATGATAAACAGACTTATTAAACCTACTTCTGGTCAAGTGTTAATAAATGGAGAGGATATATCTAAGAAAAATGTTATTGATTTGAGAAGAGGAATTGGATATGTTATCCAACAAACCGGGCTATTTCCACATATGACAATAAAAGAAAATATTGAGCTTGTGGCAAAACTACAAAAAATGCCAGAAGGAGCAAGAGACAAGAGAGTAAGAGAACTTATGGACATGGTTGGCCTTCCATTTGATAACTATGCTAATAGATATCCTAAACAACTCAGTGGAGGTCAGCAGCAAAGAGTTGGAATTGCAAGAGCATTTATGACAAATCCTGATATAATACTTATGGACGAGCCTTTTTCGGCTCTGGATCCAATTACAAGATCACAGCTTCAAGATGAACTTATAAATATTCAAACTCAAGAGAATAAAACTATTATATTCGTCAGTCACGATATGGATGAAGCAATAAAAATAGCTGATAAAATTTGTATAATGGAAAAGGGAAAAGTAATACAGCATGATGATCCTGAAACAATTCTTAAAAACCCAGCAAATGACTTTGTAAGCAGTTTCGTTGGAGAAAATAGAATCTGGTCATCACCTGAATATATTAAAGTTCAGGATATTATGGAACATGATCCAATTACTTGTTCTATGGATATGAGTTTATTCAAATGTATCAGAAAGATGAAACATGAAAGAGTTGATTCTCTTCTTGTTGTTGATAGAAGAAACAAATTCCAAGGTAAGATTACAATAAAATCAATTCAGAAGGAACCAGACCACTATAAAACAGTTAAAGAGGTAATGACTATCCCTAAGTTTATCACTTCTCCTGATAAGTCTATTTTAGATGTATTAAGAGAGGTAAATGAACATCACGTATCAAATCTTCCAGTGGTAGATGAAAATGGAATCTTACGTGGTATAATCACTAAGAGCAGTCTGGTTACAACACTGAGTCAGCAATTTGATTTCCCATTAGTTGATGAGGACGAAGAATAAAATTAATAAAAAAAGAATTTTAAAGTTTAAATAAAAAAGAGCTGATAGAAATAATTTCTATCAGCTTTTATTATTTTTCAATATCTATTTTTTCAACAGTAAGATTTTTTTCATTTACATATGTTACAAATCCAGGCTTTGCACCTTTAGGTTTATTAATATATCTCTTCTGTGTATAGTCTACACTTACTTTATCACCTAAAATCGCCTTTGAGTAATAAGCTGCAATCCGAGCTCCATGTAACAGTATTTCATCAGTTAAGTTATCACATTTGATAATAACATGAGAACCTGGAATATTTTTACTGTGAAGCCAAATGTCATTTTTATCAGCAACTTTAAATGTCAGGTTATCATTTTCAATGTTATTTCTACCATAAAAAATCTGGTAATTTTCTCCCTGAATAACACCATAATCCACTGTTTTATTTTGTTTCTTTGATTTTTGTTTTTTCTCTTTTTTCTTTCTTATATATCCTTGTACTACAAGCTCTTCATATATCTGCTTTAAGTTATCTATGTCATCACTGTTATCAATAAACAGCTTAATACCATTTAGATAATCAAGTTCTTCTGTTATCTCAGCATGTCTTCTTGCGTTAGCCTCTAATCCACGTTTTAATTTATTATATTTTTTATATAATTTTTCTAAATTTTGTTGTGGTGACAATTGAACATCTAAAGGGATTTTTACCATACAGTTATTGTAAAAATCAAAAGTTTCCAGATATTCCATTC harbors:
- a CDS encoding type III pantothenate kinase codes for the protein MFITVDIGNTHVVTGIVTDSGEIKSTFRVATQNLLTEDEYFAYLKNNLDFNNIDINDIEDVLVSSVVPNLNSIFDYFGKKYFNLIPLKIDTSLDLPFTFAKHVNSTGFGADRIINIVQAIKEYPNKNLIIFDLGTATTYEVIKNNEYIGGGIFPGIEMSLNALFGSTAKLPKIPFAKPKTILGYDISSAIQGGIYYGYLGQLKEIIKTIKEEAGDDFLVIATGGLGKLVSAQLEEINIYDPNLGLKGLFSLYIRNKDKKR
- a CDS encoding M20/M25/M40 family metallo-hydrolase, whose product is MKKELIKLAEEYSNLFGAPGYEDEVIESIKKHLDFISLERDSINNLYAGLKERDNNKPTIGLDCHTDEVGFIVENINRNGSLSFLQLGGWHVGNIPASSVILQNEKGEKYVGTVNSKPPHFMTEEERNRLPKLSELTIDLGTSSYDETVKLYGVEVGNPIVPDVKFFYDEKIDVMRGKAFDNRLGCVAVTTVLNKLKGKKKNCNVVGMFASQEEVGLRGAQVAAYKVKPDFVMVFEGSPADDSFRDEFSAHGALKKGVQLRAIDGAMISNPRVLRYAKKIADKKGIKYQVIAREKGSTNGGKYHLSETGIPVLVLGIPTRYAHTHYSYAAVEDLQSAIDLAMAIIEELDSDTIKSF
- a CDS encoding ABC transporter substrate-binding protein; this translates as MKKKIFLLMLFTMMVFVGCGEKKENENEKNNTLVFSQISEGKTLDPQDTTEQYSQRLITVLYDRLVEIDEMTGKIVPGLAKSWEYEDPNTLIMHLNDNVYFHNGDKFSAEDVKYTLERAKTLPKVAHLYALIDKVEVIDPVTVKIHTSEPFAPLLAHLSHKTASIIDKKYFEEKGIDGFQNPVGTGPYKFKDWKVGDRITIEANDKYFKGAPAIKYVVVRAIPEENSSVIGLETGEINMTADLNAESRRLVMNDKNLIYKEMPGISVSYIGFNTSKGIFKDKDVRRAVAMGIDRDAIIQSIFLGSVKKANSFIAPGTFGYNPDSKVVDYNPEEAKRIIKEKGLEGTTIVMGTSNSPVRMQMSEVIQAQLKDIGLDVKIQGLEWGAFLAATGRGDLDMFSLGWGPSTYDGDYGYFPNFHSSQLGSAGNRAQYVNPKMDKLLDAAKREIDPEKRKELYKEVSDIIYEDVPVIPVYYTNNTVAATNDVEGVEPTSYILFQNLKFKGTK
- a CDS encoding ABC transporter permease/substrate-binding protein, which codes for MDFLNYLILEHKQIISLLLQHINLTFLSVLSAVVIGVPIGILISHFKKANKTVLGIANTIQAIPSMALLGFLIPFLGIGVVPSVFMVVLYSLLPIIKNTFTSIEGINPQMIEAAEGIGLTKLQILFKIQIPMALPIIMAGIRISAVTAVGLMTIAAFVGAGGLGFLVFSGIRTANTNQILAGAIPACILALFIDWTAAIIEKIVVPKGISSNINSGNRTTLLQKVILIACLALFTFGIGDTIYTKYIAKPTKTITVASKDYTEQILLGNMLAELIESYTDIDVQRKFALGGTKVIFGALQSGEVDMYMEYTGTIFADMLKHDPIKENVNSKDVYEISKREIEQDYNMYVGKELAFNNTYRLAVRKDLANKYNLKNISDLIPISSEIIISPTFEFTNKRDGLPGVMDRYQGLKFKDVISIDGALRYQALDNHESDVIDAFATDGLLASFDLVVLEDDKDFFLPYHAVPLVRRDVLNKYPELKHITDSLENVLTDDVMRELNNEVDTKKREPQEVAHEFLLKNGLLKK
- a CDS encoding ABC transporter ATP-binding protein, whose translation is MIEFRGINKIFKNNIVLHDVNLKIDDKSITVFVGPSGCGKTTTLKMINRLIKPTSGQVLINGEDISKKNVIDLRRGIGYVIQQTGLFPHMTIKENIELVAKLQKMPEGARDKRVRELMDMVGLPFDNYANRYPKQLSGGQQQRVGIARAFMTNPDIILMDEPFSALDPITRSQLQDELINIQTQENKTIIFVSHDMDEAIKIADKICIMEKGKVIQHDDPETILKNPANDFVSSFVGENRIWSSPEYIKVQDIMEHDPITCSMDMSLFKCIRKMKHERVDSLLVVDRRNKFQGKITIKSIQKEPDHYKTVKEVMTIPKFITSPDKSILDVLREVNEHHVSNLPVVDENGILRGIITKSSLVTTLSQQFDFPLVDEDEE